Proteins co-encoded in one Malus sylvestris chromosome 9, drMalSylv7.2, whole genome shotgun sequence genomic window:
- the LOC126583878 gene encoding histone acetyltransferase HAC1-like: MNVQTHMSGHISGQVPNQAGSQMPVLSQHNGSALAPQMQNLGGPARAMSNMDPEFMRARHSVQERIRQIIQQRQFSQPMNDMKLRGIVQKLDECLLKSARDKDDYMNPETLESRLQNLIKRPSNQSQQYQQAVNSSSPAGTMIPTPGMSHNGNPNMMVTSMDASMNTARGSTGIAPTTVNTGNLVPTGAIHGGSFNRSDGSMSNGYQQSPASFSIGTGGNMSSMGVQRMASQMIPTPGFSSSNNQSYMNSDSSNNGGGFSSVDSSMVTQPQQQKQHIGGQNSRILHSLGSQMNSGIRSGMQQKSYGLPNGALNGGLGFGNSLPVVNDSGTSEGYLTSTPHANSSKPLQQHFDQHQRPVMQGDSYGVSNADSFGSGNYYGAATSVGSMLNPQNLNSVSSTPMSKAISPLINSQSNVHAAQQSVHAKPQQLDQLEKMNFQTPLSSRDNIFQSHQQQQFQQQPNQYQQQPNQYQQQQQLGHQQRQQKQQNQQSQHMLNNDAFGHSQITPDVSSQANRGVDHHSEVMHQQGTEQFQLSEMHNQFHQHPADDRLRNAQHIPSSQHGISSSLSQTSQQMQQILHPHQLVAESRNDFSSLSAGAQSEPVLQDQWHPQSQDGSHRQVNISHEQHLQEDFHQRISGKDEAQCNNLSSEGPNAVQTISSRSTSRPPNSSSAVIGSSNGNREKQFKNQQRWLLFLRHARCCSAREGKCRELNCVTVQKLLKHMVTCNLPQCPHPRCHVTKKLVDHNKKCKDPACPVCPPVRNFLLTHPNKAQNRQVSDSGLQNSTNGSCKAYDSEDTSARLVSKTNPAVETSEDRQPSIKRMKIEQSSQPVHPDSVSSAVKASVVIEPHVPQDLQIQDYQHGEISMPLKSEIAEVKMEVPSSSGQGSADEMKYSVEDKGNQRHDGESVSYNESAGLAKQENIKHEKETDPAKHENATHTVENAAGTKSGKPKIKGVSMTELFTPEQVRAHITGLRQWVGQSKAKAEKNQAMEHAMSENSCQLCAVEKLTFEPPPIYCTPCGARIKRNATYYTMGAGDTRHYFCIPCYNEARGDMIVVDGTNIPKARLEKKKNDEETEEWWVQCDKCEAWQHQICALFNGRRNDGGQAEYTCPNCYIQEVERGERKPLPQSAVLGAKDLPKTILSDHIEQRLFKKLKVERQERARQQGKSYDEVPGAESLVIRVVSSVDKKLEVKQRFLEIFQEENYPTEFPYKSKVVLLFQKIEGVEVCLFGMYVQEFGAESQFPNQRRVYLSYLDSVKYFRPEVKAVTGEALRTYVYHEILIGYLEYCKLRGFTSCYIWACPPLKGEDYILYCHPEIQKTPKSDKLREWYLAMLRKAAKEGIVAELTNLYDHFFVTTAECKAKVTAARLPYFDGDYWPGAAEDLIYQMRQEEDGRKQNKKGSTKKTITKRALKASGQTDLSANASKDLLLMHKLGETISPMKEDFIMVHLQYACSHCCVLMVSGNRWSCTQCRNFQLCDKCYEAEQKREERERHPINQREKHELRPFQITDVPVDTKDKDEILESEFFDTRQAFLSLCQGNHYQYDTLRRAKHSSMMVLYHLHNPTAPAFVTTCNICHLDIETGQGWRCEVCPEYDVCNNCYQKEGGVDHHHKLTNHPSIADRDAQNKEARQMRVVQLRKMLDLLVHASQCRSAQCQYPNCRKVKGLFRHGIQCKVRASGGCVLCKKMWYLLQLHARACKVSECHVPRCRDLKEHLRRLQQQSDSRRRAAVMEMMRQRAAELHNSSG, translated from the exons ATGAATGTGCAGACACACATGTCAGGACACATATCGGGGCAAGTGCCCAATCAGGCAGGATCTCAGATGCCTGTGCTCTCCCAGCATAATGGAAGTGCCCTTGCTCCCCAAATGCAAAATTTAGGTGGGCCTGCTCGTGCTATGTCCAACATGGATCCTGAATTTATGAGGGCACGCCATAGTGTGCAGGAAAGAAT ACGCCAAATTATACAGCAGCGACAATTTTCCCAGCCAATGAATGACATGAAGTTAAGGGGGATTGTTCAAAAATTGGATGAGTGTTTATTGAAAAGTGCTCGGGACAAg GATGACTATATGAACCCAGAAACGTTAGAGAGTCGTTTGCAAAATTTGATTAAGCGACCCTCAAATCAAAGCCAACAGTATCAACAGGCTGTTAATTCTTCCTCTCCTGCTGGTACGATGATACCAACACCCGGTATGTCACACAATGGGAATCCAAATATGATGGTTACTTCTATGGATGCTTCTATGAACACTGCTAGAGGTAGTACTGGCATAGCGCCTACTACAGTCAACACTGGAAACCTGGTGCCCACTGGTGCCATACATGGCGGTTCATTCAATAGATCTGATG gttctatgtctaatggCTATCAGCAGTCTCCTGCCAGTTTCTCCATTGGTACTGGAGGGAACATGTCATCAATGGGTGTGCAAAGAATGGCTAGCCAAATGATTCCTACCCCTGGGTTTAGTAGCAGTAATAATCAGTCTTACATGAATTCGGATTCTTCTAATAATGGAGGTGGGTTCTCTAGTGTTGATTCTTCAATGGTAACACAACCACAACAGCAAAAGCAGCATATTGGTGGTCAAAATAGCCGTATACTTCATAGCCTTGGCAGCCAAATGAATAGTGGAATAAGGTCTGGCATGCAGCAGAAATCATATGGGTTGCCAAATGGGGCTCTAAATGGTGGGTTGGGATTTGGGAACAGTTTACCAGTTGTTAATGATTCTGGCACTTCTGAGGGCTATCTAACCTCAACGCCCCACGCTAACTCTTCCAAACCATTACAACAGCACTTTGATCAACATCAGCGGCCGGTAATGCAAG GTGATAGCTATGGAGTGAGTAATGCAGATTCTTTTGGTTCTGGAAACTACTATGGTGCTGCGACCTCTGTTGGGTCAATGCTGAATCCTCAGAATTTGAATTCAGTCAGCTCGACACCCATGTCCAAGGCCATCTCTCCCCTTATAAATAGTCAGTCAAATGTACATGCTGCCCAGCAAAGTGTCCATGCGAAGCCTCAACAACTTGATCAATTGGAAAAGATGAATTTCCAAACTCCACTATCTTCAAGAGATAATATTTTCCAGTCTCATCAACAGCAACAATTTCAACAGCAACCTAATCAGTATCAACAGCAACCTAACCAGTATCAACAGCAGCAGCAATTAGGTCACCAACAACGTCAACAGAAGCAGCAAAATCAGCAGTCCCAGCATATGTTAAACAATGATGCTTTTGGTCATTCTCAAATCACACCTGATGTAAGTAGTCAAGCGAACCGTGGTGTGGACCACCATAGTGAAGTTATGCACCAACAAGGTACAGAGCAGTTCCAATTATCAGAGATGCATAACCAATTCCATCAGCACCCTGCTGATGATCGATTGAGGAATGCTCAGCATATCCCATCCAGTCAACATGGTATCTCCTCTTCGTTGTCTCAAACTTCCCAGCAAATGCAACAGATATTGCATCCTCACCAATTGGTTGCAGAGTCTCGAAATGATTTCAGCTCTCTTTCTGCTGGAGCTCAATCAGAACCAGTACTGCAGGATCAATGGCATCCTCAGTCACAAGATGGGAGTCACAGACAGGTCAACATTTCCCATGAGCAGCATCTCCAGGAAGATTTCCATCAGAGGATATCTGGGAAAGATGAAGCCCAATGTAATAATTTGTCTTCAGAAGGACCAAATGCTGTTCAAACAATTTCATCTAGAAGCACGTCTCGTCCCCCCAATTCATCGAGTGCTGTTATTGGATCTTCTAATGGCAATCGGGAGAAACAGTTCAAAAATCAACAGAGGTGGCTTTTGTTCTTGCGCCATGCTCGTTGTTGTTCAGCCCGTGAAGGGAAATGTCGCGAACTTAATTGTGTAACTGTTCAAAAACTGTTGAAGCACATGGTAACATGCAATTTACCTCAATGCCCACATCCTCGTTGTCACGTTACCAAGAAATTGGTTGATCATAACAAGAAATGCAAGGACCCAGCTTGCCCTGTTTGCCCTCCTGTTAGGAATTTTCTGCTGACGCATCCGAATAAGGCACAGAATCGTCAAGTTTCTGATTCTGGTTTGCAGAATTCAACAAATGGATCATGTAAAGCCTATGATAGTGAAGACACTTCAGCTAGATTGGTTTCGAAGACAAATCCGGCTGTTGAAACTTCTGAAGACAGGCAACCTTCTATAAAACGCATGAAGATAGAGCAGTCCTCTCAACCTGTTCATCCTGATAGTGTTAGTTCTGCAGTAAAAGCTTCTGTGGTTATTGAACCCCATGTACCCCAGGATTTACAGATCCAGGATTACCAACATGGAGAGATTTCTATGCCACTCAAGTCTGAGATTGCAGAAGTGAAAATGGAAGTTCCTTCAAGTTCTGGACAAGGGAGTGCTGATGAGATGAAGTATAGTGTTGAGGATAAGGGCAATCAAAGGCATGATGGTGAATCTGTCTCATATAATGAGTCCGCTGGTTTAGCTAAGCAAGAAAACATCAAACATGAGAAAGAAACTGATCCAGCTAAACATGAAAATGCTACGCATACTGTGGAAAATGCAGCTGGAACAAAGTCTGGGAAGCCTAAAATAAAGGGGGTATCAATGACTGAACTGTTCACTCCGGAGCAAGTTAGGGCTCATATTACAGGTCTCAGGCAGTGGGTTGGCCAG aGCAAAGCAAAGGCAGAGAAGAATCAAGCAATGGAGCATGCCATGAGTGAGAACTCCTGTCAGTTGTGTGCAGTTGAGAAGCTTACATTTGAGCCACCGCCAATATATTGCACACCTTGCGGTGCTCGTATCAAGCGCAATGCAACGTACTATACAATGGGGGCTGGTGACACACGACATTATTTCTGTATTCCATGCTATAACGAGGCTCGTGGAGACATGATAGTTGTTGATGGGACTAACATTCCAAAGGCAAggctagagaagaagaaaaatgacgAGGAGACTGAAGAATGG TGGGTCCAATGTGACAAATGCGAAGCTTGGCAACATCAAATTTGTGCTTTGTTTAATGGCCGAAGGAATGATGGTGGGCAAGCTGAATATACTTGCCCTAATTGTTATATACAAGAGGTTGAAAGGGGAGAGCGTAAACCTTTACCACAGAGTGCTGTTCTCGGGGCCAAAGATTTGCCGAAGACAATACTAAGCGACCACATAGAGCAACGGTTATTTAAGAAACTGAAGGTGGAAAGACAAGAGAGGGCGAGGCAGCAAGGAAAGAGTTATGATGAG GTTCCTGGGGCAGAATCGCTTGTAATCAGGGTTGTTTCATCGGttgacaaaaaattggaagtaaaGCAGCGGTTTCTTGAAATTTTTCAGGAAGAAAATTATCCAACAGAGTTCCCATATAAATCTAAG GTTGTATTGTTGTTTCAGAAAATTGAAGGTGTAGAAGTATGCCTATTTGGCATGTATGTTCAAGAATTTGGAGCTGAAAGCCAGTTTCCGAATCAGCGCCGTGTATATCTATCGTACTTGGATTCTGTTAAGTATTTCAGGCCCGAGGTTAAAGCGGTGACGGGAGAGGCTCTCCGCACTTATGTTTATCATGAAATTCTG ATTGGGTACCTTGAATATTGCAAGCTACGAGGGTTTACAAGCTGCTATATATGGGCTTGCCCTCCGTTGAAGGGTGAAGATTATATTCTATATTGTCATCCGGAGATTCAGAAAACACCAAAATCTGATAAGCTTCGTGAATG GTATTTGGCAATGCTTAGGAAAGCTGCCAAGGAGGGCATTGTTGCTGAACTCACTAAtctatatgaccatttctttgtaACCACAGCTGAATGCAAGGCCAAAGTCACTGCAGCTAGGCTGCCCTATTTTGATGGTGACTACTGGCCTGGTGCAGCCGAGGATCTGATTTATCAGATGCGTCAAGAAGAGGACGGGAGAAAACAGAATAAGAAAGGATCGACCAAAAAGACTATAACAAAAAGGGCTCTAAAAGCATCTGGTCAAACTGATCTTTCTGCTAATGCGTCAAAGGATCTGCTTCTAATGCACAAA CTTGGTGAAACCATTTCGCCAATGAAGGAGGATTTCATCATGGTTCATTTGCAGTACGCATGCTCTCACTGTTGTGTACTAATGGTATCAGGAAACCGTTGGTCCTGCACTCAATGCAGAAATTTTCAGCTTTGTGATAA GTGTTATGAAGCAGAGCAAAAacgggaagaaagagagaggcaCCCTATCAATCAGAGGGAAAAGCATGAATTGCGTCCT TTTCAAATTACTGATGTACCTGTGGATACAAAGGACAAAGATGAAATTCTTGAGAGTGAATTCTTTGACACCAGACAGGCATTTCTCAGCCTTTGTCAAGGGAATCACTATCAGTATGATACTTTACGGCGGGCTAAACATTCCTCTATGATGGTCCTTTACCATCTTCATAACCCGACTGCTCCTGCGTTTGTGACAACATGCAATATATGTCATCTCGACATTGAAACAGGTCAAGGCTGGCGTTGTGAAGTTTGCCCTGAATACGATGTATGCAATAACTGTTATCAGAAGGAAGGCGGTGTAGATCATCATCATAAATTGACAAATCATCCATCCATCGCTGATCGCGatgcacaaaacaaagaagCTAGGCAAATGCGAGTTGTACAG CTTCGGAAAATGCTTGATCTTTTGGTGCATGCATCACAGTGTCGTTCTGCACAATGTCAGTACCCCAATTGCCGCAAGGTGAAGGGACTTTTCCGCCATGGAATTCAATGCAAAGTCCGTGCATCTGGAGGATGCGTTCTTTGTAAGaaaatgtggtatcttcttcAACTTCATGCTCGAGCTTGCAAAGTATCCGAGTGCCATGTGCCGCGTTGCAG AGATTTGAAGGAGCATTTGAGGAGACTGCAACAGCAGTCTGATTCAAGAAGAAGAGCCGCTGTGATGGAGATGATGAGACAGAGAGCTGCTGAGCTACACAACAGTTCTGGGTGA
- the LOC126633816 gene encoding intermembrane lipid transfer protein VPS13-like — translation MTFSVFGSAGVIGNPLGFTRSMGLGIRDFLSVPARSIFLVSLFLFVYNCPFYRYNNVFYLFLFFWHGTRHHLSLKCLLSNTVYAISDAATQFSKAAHKVTACLTTFLWSKEYFHLLIINGVSVSEVEQQQSGIATHSKGVINGVFEGLTGLLQSPIKGAEKHGLPGVLSGIALGITGLVAKRAASILESILEVTGKTAERIRNRSRLYQMGQQRFRVRLPRPLSRELPVRPYSWEDAVGTSALVEADDSLRLKDEILVMCKELRQAGKFVIITQRLVLIVSCSNLVDLGKPEFRGVPADLHWEIESEIRLESVIHADCDEGVVHIVGSSSDAPLRQNQQAKRSSGARAVRWSNPTGSQRRCVQFVADFVFCNRIRKGAWVGM, via the exons ATGACATTTTCA GTGTTTGGTTCTGCTGGTGTTATAGGCAATCCCTTGGGATTCACAAGGAGTATGGGGCTTGGCATTAGAGATTTCTTGTCAGTGCCTGCTAGGAGCATTTTTCTGgtaagtttgtttttatttgtttacaaCTGCCCTTTTTATCGGTATAATAacgttttttatttgtttttatttttctggcaTGGCACAAGGCACCACTTGTCTTTGAAGTGTCTTTTAAGTAACACTGTCTACGCTATAAGTGATGCTGCCACACAATTCAGTAAAGCTGCGCACAAGGTAACTGCATGTCTAACGACATTCTTGTGGTCAAAGGAGTATTTTCatcttttaattattaatgGGGTTTCTGTTTCAGAAGTGGAACAGCAGCAGAGTGGTATTGCTACTCACTCTAAGGGTGTGATAAATGGAGTATTTGAGGGACTCACAGGTCTTCTTCAATCACCAATTAAAGGAGCTGAGAAACATGGCCTTCCTGGTGTCCTGTCAG GCATAGCTTTAGGTATTACAGGACTAGTGGCAAAACGGGCTGCTAGTATTCTTGAAAGTATTCTTGAAGTTACTGGAAAAACTGCAGAGAGAATCAGAAATCGGAGTAGGCTCTATCAAATGGGACAACAGCGCTTTAGAGTCCGTCTTCCAAGGCCTCTAAGCAGGGAACTCCCCGTAAGACCTTACTCTTGGGAAGATGCTGTTGGAACTTCAGCTCTTGTTGAGGCAGATGACAGTCTGAGGCTCAAGGATGAGATTTTAGTCATGTGCAAGGAACTTAGACAAGCTGGTAAATTTGTCATCATTACACAGAGGCTTGTATTGATTGTTAGCTGCTCAAATCTGGTGGACTTAGGCAAGCCTGAATTTCGGGGTGTTCCTGCTGACCTTCACTGGGAAATTGAATCAGAAATCCGTTTGGAGAGTGTTATACATGCTGACTGTGATGAAGGAGTAGTGCATATAGTCGGAAGCAGTTCAGATGCCCCTTTGCGGCAAAACCAGCAAGCTAAAAGAAGCAGTGGAGCAAGGGCAGTTCGTTGGAGCAATCCTACTGGCTCACAAAGAAGATGCGTACAAtttgttgcagattttgttttctgcaatagaATTAGGAAAGGAGCATGGGTGGGGATGTAG
- the LOC126583880 gene encoding uncharacterized protein LOC126583880 isoform X2, which translates to MSRLSFRPRPVDIHKKLPIVKSVKDFEDDDTPTSTRNSQLIRLAYDATVEPEAPPTPAAPKKYVPEIPTPQFVVVDTYERDYSRTFGQPNSYLRARGARAELGEFVEYDLDNEDEDWLYEFNKERKILAPEKLESLLFKLEVLDHKARERAGVITPTLASPIPVLLQLDVASEALQAQSLRYAVIQSVYNYWKEKRERWQKPVLRRLQPPPPVNDTNPYNVFRPREKTHRLHTRRMQRRENNVQSFEKLRQVRRNLEQAKTIVEALIKREEKKREVMENEVSLQIIQMKYKHETELLEDSLALPGFQPVSCKFGSSEDEFVDSDDVSNSQPRMRPPAIPNPPLTDSNLVMVPTGTMKQEFRRRHAPQGWLHKMDPLEPVLLFTRPLVPEKLAAAGIVPPSDSSVTNGASTPPIKFRGRIGRGGRLIFDRWNPLMHTPIDCGNSFYIPPKP; encoded by the exons ATGAGTAGACTTTCATTCAGGCCTCGCCCTGTTGATATCCACAAGAAGCTCCCCATTGTCAAATCCGTCAAGGACTTCGAAGACGATGATACCCCAACTTCCACCCGCAATTCTCAGCTCATCCGCCTCGCCTACGACGCCACCGTTGAACCGGAGGCACCCCCGACCCCCGCCGCGCCCAAGAAATATGTTCCTGAAATACCCACTCCTCAGTTTGTTGTTGTGGACACTTATGAGAGGGACTATTCTCGCACTTTTGGCCAGCCCAATTCGTACCTTCGCGCTAGAGGAG CTCGGGCCGAGCTCGGAGAGTTTGTGGAGTATGACCTAGACAATGAGGATGAGGACTGGCTGTATGAGTTCAACAAAGAGAGGAAGATTCTTGCACCCGAAAA GCTTGAGAGTCTTCTTTTTAAGTTGGAGGTTTTGGATCATAAGGCGCGAGAAAGAGCAGGAGTTATAACTCCTACTCTTGCTTCACCAATCCCTGTACTTCTACAACTTGATGTTGCTAGTGAG GCTTTACAAGCTCAGTCCCTCAGATATGCTGTTATCCAGTCTGTTTATAATTATTGGAAAGAGAAG CGTGAACGTTGGCAGAAGCCTGTTTTGCGGCGTTTGCAG CCTCCTCCACCAGTTAATGACACCAACCCGTATAATGTCTTTAGACCAAGGGAGAAAACCCACAGACTGCACACAAGAAGG ATGCAAAGAAGGGAAAATAATGTGCAGTCATTTGAAAAGCTTCGCCAG GTTAGGCGCAACCTGGAGCAAGCCAAGACCATAGTAGAGGCTTTAATCAAG agagaagagaaaaagagGGAAGTCATGGAGAATGAAGTTAGTCTTCAAATAATCCAAATGAAATACAAG CATGAAACTGAGCTCCTGGAAGATAGTTTGGCCCTTCCTGGATTTCAACCTGTATCTTGCAAATTTGGTTCAAGCGAGGACGAATTTGTTGATTCGGATGATGTTTCAAACAGCCAGCCCCGTATGCGACCTCCCGCAATACCTAATCCGCCTTTAACAGATTCAAATTTAGTTATGGTTCCTACAGGAACCATGAAGCAAGAGTTCAGGCGGCGGCATGCACCACAAGGGTGGCTTCATAAAATG GATCCCCTTGAGCCAGTTTTGTTATTTACAAGACCTCTAGTTCCAGAAAAGTTGGCAGCAGCAGGCATTGTACCCCCATCAGATTCTTCAGTAACAAATGGAGCATCCACACCACCTATTAAATTCCGAGGAAGAATTGGCCGAGGAGGACGATTGATATTTGATAGATGGAATCCATTGATGCATACTCCAATCGACTGTGGGAATTCTTTTTATATACCGCCTAAACCCTGA
- the LOC126583880 gene encoding uncharacterized protein LOC126583880 isoform X1 — protein sequence MSRLSFRPRPVDIHKKLPIVKSVKDFEDDDTPTSTRNSQLIRLAYDATVEPEAPPTPAAPKKYVPEIPTPQFVVVDTYERDYSRTFGQPNSYLRARGARAELGEFVEYDLDNEDEDWLYEFNKERKILAPEKLESLLFKLEVLDHKARERAGVITPTLASPIPVLLQLDVASEVLLNETEALQAQSLRYAVIQSVYNYWKEKRERWQKPVLRRLQPPPPVNDTNPYNVFRPREKTHRLHTRRMQRRENNVQSFEKLRQVRRNLEQAKTIVEALIKREEKKREVMENEVSLQIIQMKYKHETELLEDSLALPGFQPVSCKFGSSEDEFVDSDDVSNSQPRMRPPAIPNPPLTDSNLVMVPTGTMKQEFRRRHAPQGWLHKMDPLEPVLLFTRPLVPEKLAAAGIVPPSDSSVTNGASTPPIKFRGRIGRGGRLIFDRWNPLMHTPIDCGNSFYIPPKP from the exons ATGAGTAGACTTTCATTCAGGCCTCGCCCTGTTGATATCCACAAGAAGCTCCCCATTGTCAAATCCGTCAAGGACTTCGAAGACGATGATACCCCAACTTCCACCCGCAATTCTCAGCTCATCCGCCTCGCCTACGACGCCACCGTTGAACCGGAGGCACCCCCGACCCCCGCCGCGCCCAAGAAATATGTTCCTGAAATACCCACTCCTCAGTTTGTTGTTGTGGACACTTATGAGAGGGACTATTCTCGCACTTTTGGCCAGCCCAATTCGTACCTTCGCGCTAGAGGAG CTCGGGCCGAGCTCGGAGAGTTTGTGGAGTATGACCTAGACAATGAGGATGAGGACTGGCTGTATGAGTTCAACAAAGAGAGGAAGATTCTTGCACCCGAAAA GCTTGAGAGTCTTCTTTTTAAGTTGGAGGTTTTGGATCATAAGGCGCGAGAAAGAGCAGGAGTTATAACTCCTACTCTTGCTTCACCAATCCCTGTACTTCTACAACTTGATGTTGCTAGTGAG GTCTTACTAAATGAGACTGAG GCTTTACAAGCTCAGTCCCTCAGATATGCTGTTATCCAGTCTGTTTATAATTATTGGAAAGAGAAG CGTGAACGTTGGCAGAAGCCTGTTTTGCGGCGTTTGCAG CCTCCTCCACCAGTTAATGACACCAACCCGTATAATGTCTTTAGACCAAGGGAGAAAACCCACAGACTGCACACAAGAAGG ATGCAAAGAAGGGAAAATAATGTGCAGTCATTTGAAAAGCTTCGCCAG GTTAGGCGCAACCTGGAGCAAGCCAAGACCATAGTAGAGGCTTTAATCAAG agagaagagaaaaagagGGAAGTCATGGAGAATGAAGTTAGTCTTCAAATAATCCAAATGAAATACAAG CATGAAACTGAGCTCCTGGAAGATAGTTTGGCCCTTCCTGGATTTCAACCTGTATCTTGCAAATTTGGTTCAAGCGAGGACGAATTTGTTGATTCGGATGATGTTTCAAACAGCCAGCCCCGTATGCGACCTCCCGCAATACCTAATCCGCCTTTAACAGATTCAAATTTAGTTATGGTTCCTACAGGAACCATGAAGCAAGAGTTCAGGCGGCGGCATGCACCACAAGGGTGGCTTCATAAAATG GATCCCCTTGAGCCAGTTTTGTTATTTACAAGACCTCTAGTTCCAGAAAAGTTGGCAGCAGCAGGCATTGTACCCCCATCAGATTCTTCAGTAACAAATGGAGCATCCACACCACCTATTAAATTCCGAGGAAGAATTGGCCGAGGAGGACGATTGATATTTGATAGATGGAATCCATTGATGCATACTCCAATCGACTGTGGGAATTCTTTTTATATACCGCCTAAACCCTGA